In Neorhizobium galegae, the following proteins share a genomic window:
- a CDS encoding GNAT family N-acetyltransferase gives MTQLDVTASPSPEELAVIGEGLTAFNDADVGPSERKPLAVLIRDVEDKVIGGLSGYTAWGWLFTQWLFIPDALRGEGMAGKLLSQAEEEARARGCHGAWIDTFSPVARKAYLRQGYEIFGELPEFPKGRTRTFLRKAL, from the coding sequence ATGACGCAGCTTGACGTGACCGCCTCGCCCTCCCCCGAGGAACTGGCCGTGATCGGCGAAGGACTGACCGCCTTCAACGACGCCGATGTCGGCCCGTCCGAGCGCAAGCCGCTCGCCGTGCTGATCCGCGACGTCGAGGACAAGGTGATCGGCGGGCTTTCCGGTTACACCGCCTGGGGCTGGCTTTTTACCCAGTGGCTGTTCATTCCCGACGCGTTGCGGGGCGAAGGCATGGCCGGCAAGCTGCTGAGCCAAGCCGAGGAGGAAGCCCGCGCCCGCGGCTGCCACGGCGCCTGGATCGACACGTTCAGCCCGGTTGCCCGCAAGGCCTATTTGCGCCAGGGCTACGAAATCTTTGGCGAGTTGCCGGAATTTCCGAAGGGCCGCACCCGCACCTTCCTCAGGAAAGCTCTGTAG
- a CDS encoding GNAT family N-acetyltransferase — MDIELKLTEGMNADEEDFILERLMTHNAITFGPSNRRELAVPLHGEDGDLIGGLTGYTGRGWLYISMLYVPDELRGQGIAGRMLDMAEAEARARGAIGAYIDTMNPEALKLYLKQGYTEIGTLKGLEGGHSVTWLEKRF, encoded by the coding sequence ATGGATATCGAGCTGAAACTCACCGAAGGCATGAACGCGGACGAGGAGGATTTCATCCTCGAACGGCTGATGACTCATAATGCTATAACTTTCGGCCCAAGCAACCGCCGGGAACTGGCGGTGCCGCTGCATGGCGAGGATGGCGACCTGATCGGCGGACTGACCGGCTATACCGGCCGCGGCTGGCTCTATATCTCGATGCTCTATGTGCCGGACGAGTTGCGCGGCCAGGGCATCGCCGGCCGCATGCTCGACATGGCGGAGGCCGAGGCCCGCGCCCGGGGCGCAATCGGAGCCTATATCGACACCATGAACCCCGAGGCGCTCAAGCTTTATCTCAAGCAGGGTTACACCGAGATCGGCACGCTGAAGGGCCTCGAAGGAGGCCATTCGGTGACGTGGCTGGAAAAGCGGTTCTGA
- a CDS encoding MFS transporter, producing the protein MAAITMDEALDRAGAGTYQRRLMGVFGLVWTADAMQVLAVGFTAASIAASFGLTVPQALQTGTAFFLGMLLGALGFGRLADRIGRRRVLIVTVACDAVFGTLSIFAPDFTILLLLRFLTGAAVGGTLPVDYAMMAEFLPARNRGRWLVLLEGFWAIGTLIVALAAWAASLAGVADAWRYIFAVTAIPAIAGIGLRFLVPESPLYLMRAGRNEEAKAIVERMLAVNGHPPLGAGTDLVSPPPVKTTGIFSGDLRQRSIMILAIWFLVSVSYYGVFTWMPARLAGEGFGFVRGYGFLVLVALAQLPGYALAAYGVEKWGRKPTLIGFCLLSSLGCLMFVVAPSALLVGAALLIMSFALLGTWGALYAYTPELYPTASRATGMGAAGAMARLGGLLAPSLVGYVVVQGLGLTIGIFAGLLVIAAIAATMINAETRQVSLA; encoded by the coding sequence ATGGCTGCGATCACCATGGACGAGGCGCTGGACCGCGCCGGAGCGGGGACCTATCAGCGACGGCTGATGGGTGTTTTCGGCCTCGTCTGGACGGCCGATGCGATGCAGGTGCTGGCGGTCGGTTTCACCGCCGCCTCCATCGCGGCAAGTTTCGGGCTGACCGTACCGCAGGCGCTGCAGACCGGCACCGCCTTCTTCCTCGGCATGCTGCTCGGCGCGCTCGGTTTTGGCCGGCTCGCCGACCGGATCGGCCGCCGCCGGGTGCTGATCGTCACGGTCGCCTGCGACGCGGTGTTCGGCACGCTTTCGATCTTCGCTCCGGATTTCACCATCCTGCTTCTGCTGCGCTTCCTGACCGGGGCTGCCGTCGGCGGCACGCTGCCGGTTGATTATGCGATGATGGCGGAATTCCTGCCCGCCAGGAACCGCGGCCGCTGGCTGGTTCTGCTCGAAGGTTTCTGGGCGATCGGAACGCTGATCGTCGCGCTTGCCGCCTGGGCCGCAAGCCTTGCCGGCGTCGCGGATGCCTGGCGTTATATCTTCGCGGTCACCGCCATTCCGGCGATCGCCGGCATCGGCCTGCGTTTCCTGGTGCCGGAATCGCCGCTTTACCTGATGCGGGCCGGCCGCAACGAGGAGGCCAAGGCGATCGTCGAGCGGATGCTTGCCGTCAACGGCCATCCGCCGCTCGGGGCAGGCACCGACCTCGTCTCGCCGCCGCCGGTCAAGACGACCGGCATCTTTTCAGGCGATCTGCGCCAGCGCAGCATCATGATCCTGGCGATCTGGTTCCTGGTCTCGGTCTCCTATTACGGCGTCTTTACCTGGATGCCGGCAAGGCTCGCCGGCGAGGGCTTCGGTTTCGTGCGCGGTTACGGCTTTCTGGTACTGGTCGCACTCGCCCAGCTTCCAGGGTATGCGCTTGCCGCCTATGGCGTGGAAAAATGGGGGCGCAAGCCGACGCTGATCGGCTTCTGCCTGCTCTCGTCGCTCGGCTGCCTGATGTTCGTCGTCGCACCCAGCGCCCTCCTGGTCGGGGCGGCATTGCTGATCATGAGCTTTGCGCTGCTCGGCACCTGGGGCGCGCTTTACGCCTATACGCCGGAACTCTATCCGACCGCGTCGCGGGCGACAGGCATGGGTGCGGCCGGCGCAATGGCCCGTCTCGGCGGGCTGCTTGCGCCGTCGCTGGTCGGTTATGTCGTGGTCCAGGGTCTCGGCCTGACGATCGGCATTTTCGCCGGCCTGCTGGTGATCGCGGCGATTGCCGCCACGATGATCAATGCCGAGACGCGCCAGGTCTCCCTGGCCTGA
- a CDS encoding GNAT family N-acetyltransferase yields MSQHNVLYKHDLVYLTEDSSHDEVIELINAEAFGPGRHTRAAARIREQGPHDRTLSFVCADDGETIASVRMTPVHAGSVKGHLLGPLAVRPSHKNQGIGRELVRIAIEAAKRKGSEAVILVGDPPYYGPLGFEKVAYNALQFPGPVDPGRVLVVPIGDDVHPRLKGVIGWRE; encoded by the coding sequence ATGTCTCAGCACAACGTTCTTTATAAGCACGACCTCGTTTATCTCACGGAAGACTCGTCCCATGACGAGGTCATCGAACTCATCAACGCGGAAGCCTTCGGCCCCGGGCGCCATACCCGCGCCGCCGCCCGCATCCGCGAGCAGGGGCCGCATGACCGGACACTCTCCTTCGTCTGTGCCGATGACGGCGAAACGATCGCTTCGGTCAGGATGACGCCGGTCCATGCGGGTTCGGTGAAGGGCCATCTGCTCGGGCCGCTTGCGGTGCGGCCGTCGCACAAGAACCAGGGCATCGGCCGCGAACTGGTGCGGATCGCCATCGAGGCGGCGAAACGCAAGGGTTCGGAAGCGGTGATCCTGGTCGGTGATCCACCCTATTACGGCCCGCTCGGTTTCGAGAAGGTCGCCTATAATGCGCTGCAGTTTCCGGGTCCCGTCGATCCCGGCCGGGTGCTCGTCGTGCCGATCGGTGATGATGTCCATCCGCGGCTGAAAGGCGTCATCGGCTGGCGCGAATAG
- a CDS encoding glutathione S-transferase family protein has protein sequence MGRLVEGRWQDIWYDTTENKGHFKRAESQFRNWVTADGSAGPSGRQGFKAEAGRYHLYVSYACPWAHRTLIFRKLKKLEDLVSVSVVDYLMLENGWEFRKRDGATGDDLFGSDYLYQVYLKADPNYSGRVTVPVLWDKLENTIVSNESSEIIRMFNSAFDGLTGSTTDFYPQALRGEIDELNALVYDTVNNGVYKAGFATVQDAYEAAVTRLFETLDTLEKRLSGSRYLFGDTTTEADWRLFTTLLRFDPVYVGHFKCNIRRIADYPNLSGYLADLYQQPGVAETCNLFHIKHHYYESHRTINPTGIVPVGPVMDLDAPHGRENVKRAA, from the coding sequence ATGGGCAGGCTCGTCGAAGGAAGATGGCAGGACATCTGGTACGACACCACGGAAAACAAGGGTCATTTCAAGCGGGCCGAATCGCAGTTCCGCAACTGGGTGACCGCGGACGGTTCCGCCGGTCCCTCCGGCAGGCAAGGCTTCAAGGCCGAAGCCGGGCGCTACCATCTGTATGTCTCCTATGCCTGTCCCTGGGCGCACCGCACCCTGATCTTCCGCAAGCTGAAGAAGCTCGAGGACCTGGTCTCGGTCTCGGTCGTCGATTACCTGATGCTGGAAAACGGCTGGGAGTTCAGGAAACGCGACGGCGCCACCGGCGACGACCTGTTCGGCTCGGACTATCTCTACCAGGTCTACCTGAAGGCCGATCCCAATTATTCGGGCCGCGTCACCGTGCCGGTCCTGTGGGACAAACTTGAAAACACCATCGTTTCGAACGAGAGTTCTGAGATCATCCGCATGTTCAACAGCGCCTTCGACGGCCTGACCGGCTCGACGACGGATTTTTATCCGCAAGCTCTGCGCGGCGAGATCGATGAACTGAACGCGCTCGTCTACGACACGGTCAACAATGGCGTCTACAAGGCCGGTTTCGCGACCGTCCAGGACGCCTATGAAGCCGCAGTCACCCGGCTGTTCGAAACGCTCGACACGCTGGAAAAGCGCCTCTCCGGCAGCCGCTACCTGTTCGGCGACACGACGACGGAGGCCGATTGGCGCCTGTTCACCACGCTCTTACGCTTCGATCCGGTCTATGTCGGCCACTTCAAGTGCAACATCCGCCGCATCGCGGACTACCCGAACCTGTCCGGCTATCTCGCTGATCTCTATCAGCAACCGGGCGTCGCCGAGACCTGCAACCTGTTCCACATCAAGCACCACTATTATGAGAGCCACAGGACCATCAACCCGACCGGCATCGTCCCCGTCGGCCCGGTGATGGATCTCGATGCGCCGCATGGTCGGGAGAACGTGAAGCGGGCGGCGTGA
- a CDS encoding NUDIX domain-containing protein — protein sequence MSGEGVPEIRGLRTRIVVWLLHRAFMMTRGMTLGVRAACFDAEGRIFLVRHTYVPGWYMPGGGVERGETVLDALRKELREEGNLEIRGEIALFHAYYNRNASRRDHVLFYRVTVEQTAPRAPDREIAESGFFALDALPEDTTAATLRRLRELRGEAERADYW from the coding sequence ATGAGCGGCGAAGGCGTGCCGGAAATCCGCGGTTTGCGGACCCGGATCGTCGTCTGGCTGCTGCACCGTGCCTTCATGATGACGCGCGGCATGACACTCGGGGTGCGCGCCGCCTGCTTCGATGCCGAGGGCCGCATCTTCCTCGTTCGCCATACCTATGTGCCCGGCTGGTACATGCCGGGCGGTGGCGTCGAGCGCGGGGAGACGGTTCTCGACGCGCTGCGCAAGGAATTGCGCGAGGAGGGTAATCTGGAGATCCGCGGGGAGATCGCGCTTTTCCACGCCTACTACAACCGCAATGCCAGCAGGCGTGACCATGTGCTGTTCTATCGGGTGACGGTGGAGCAGACTGCGCCGCGTGCGCCGGATCGGGAGATTGCCGAGAGCGGCTTTTTCGCGCTCGATGCGCTTCCGGAGGATACGACCGCAGCGACGCTGCGGCGGTTGCGGGAGTTGAGGGGTGAGGCGGAGAGGGCGGATTACTGGTGA
- a CDS encoding metallophosphoesterase family protein, translating to MFKFAHISDIHLGPLPKLTLRELFSKRITGFVNWHRNRRKHLFVNTLDLLLSDLKTREPDQMVITGDLVNLATKIETRLAGEWLRTIGEPYDTTVVPGNHDAYVPGAHDKSVNEWYPFIKSDDDPAEWPEDDHIFPTLRRRGPLAIIGCSTSNATLPFSASGYYGSRQARETVNLLKMAGEEGLFRVVLIHHPPIRGAASSHKRMLGIRRFAAAISTGGAELVLHGHTHLNTLYWLRSHSGNVPVVGIASASQGPGGHKPRAAYNLFTLSGEAGAWNLLCERYSLTERGDGVALDNSRLLYGHEPATMSIPQVARML from the coding sequence ATGTTCAAATTCGCGCATATTTCCGACATCCATCTGGGGCCGCTTCCAAAACTGACGCTTCGCGAGCTGTTCTCGAAGCGGATCACCGGGTTTGTGAACTGGCACCGCAATCGGCGCAAGCACCTTTTCGTCAATACACTCGACCTGCTCTTGAGCGATTTGAAGACGCGCGAACCGGATCAGATGGTCATCACCGGCGACCTCGTCAACCTGGCGACCAAGATCGAGACGCGGCTTGCCGGCGAGTGGCTGCGCACCATCGGCGAGCCCTATGACACGACGGTCGTGCCCGGCAACCACGACGCCTATGTGCCGGGCGCGCACGACAAGTCGGTCAACGAATGGTACCCGTTCATCAAGAGCGACGACGATCCGGCCGAATGGCCCGAAGACGACCATATCTTCCCGACCCTGCGCCGGCGGGGTCCGCTCGCAATCATCGGCTGCTCGACCTCCAATGCCACCCTGCCCTTTTCGGCCTCGGGTTATTACGGCTCGCGGCAGGCTCGCGAAACCGTCAACCTGTTGAAGATGGCGGGAGAGGAAGGTCTCTTCCGGGTGGTGCTGATCCACCATCCGCCGATCCGGGGTGCTGCCTCCTCGCACAAGCGCATGCTCGGCATCCGGCGTTTCGCAGCCGCGATCTCCACCGGCGGCGCGGAACTGGTGCTGCACGGCCATACCCACCTCAACACGCTCTATTGGCTGCGAAGCCACAGCGGCAACGTGCCTGTGGTCGGCATCGCCTCCGCCTCCCAAGGTCCCGGCGGGCACAAGCCCCGCGCCGCCTACAATCTCTTCACGCTGTCCGGTGAAGCCGGCGCCTGGAACCTGCTCTGCGAGCGTTACAGCCTCACCGAACGGGGCGACGGCGTAGCGCTCGACAACAGCCGGCTTCTCTACGGCCACGAGCCGGCGACCATGTCGATTCCGCAAGTGGCGAGAATGTTGTAG
- a CDS encoding RNA polymerase sigma factor, whose translation MTQPSPSTDIRRDLVALLPRLRRFALTLTGSAAEADDLVREAAGRAIQKSHHWKGEGRLESWLFSMIRSTFVDEAKKRRRAEGNAADDASTAGSSRPSKKDTLACLPDGLASVFLLADVEGFAYAEAAAILGIQPDLFAARLCTARLSLAAAAAETSERRA comes from the coding sequence ATGACCCAACCGAGCCCATCGACCGACATCCGGCGCGATCTCGTAGCGCTCCTGCCGCGCCTGCGCCGATTTGCGCTGACGCTGACGGGAAGTGCGGCCGAGGCCGATGATCTGGTGCGCGAAGCGGCCGGCCGGGCGATCCAGAAAAGCCATCACTGGAAGGGCGAGGGCCGGCTGGAAAGCTGGCTTTTCAGCATGATCCGCAGCACATTCGTGGATGAAGCCAAGAAGCGCCGTCGCGCTGAGGGTAATGCCGCCGATGACGCTTCCACGGCCGGAAGTTCCCGTCCGTCGAAGAAGGACACCCTCGCTTGCCTGCCAGACGGGCTGGCGAGCGTTTTCCTGCTCGCCGATGTGGAAGGTTTCGCCTATGCGGAGGCGGCAGCCATTCTCGGCATCCAGCCGGATCTCTTTGCCGCCCGCCTTTGCACCGCACGTCTCAGCCTGGCGGCGGCCGCCGCCGAAACGAGCGAGCGGAGAGCGTGA
- a CDS encoding anti-sigma factor family protein — protein MNIPQPSPLELRLSAYIDGRTSDDDRHDVEEFLVNDPQARSLHDALKRGADLGRRAFDEMLKEPVPLDLVRTIKNAPLPRRAVRLPHGPRPTLSFKPSGLQAVAACALFFVLGGGIGYMIGGNPAVPQFSMISMPGGSSRDWLDDIIAHYRLYARQTNHLAEIPADRPADILEWLTTNTGVGFRIPDLSASGLTFQGARLFAAGGGPVGQLLYRRTDGEGDGDVIAISFTKTRPEGNRSIEEIRNDTGLVSWVTPLATYMVVGPSSAADLDDIAAKAAGLI, from the coding sequence ATGAACATCCCCCAACCCTCGCCGCTCGAACTGCGGCTTTCCGCCTATATCGATGGCCGGACCAGCGACGATGACAGGCATGACGTCGAGGAATTTCTGGTCAACGACCCGCAGGCCCGGTCCCTGCACGACGCGCTGAAGCGCGGCGCCGATCTCGGCCGGCGCGCGTTTGACGAGATGCTGAAGGAGCCGGTGCCGCTCGATCTGGTACGCACCATCAAGAATGCGCCGCTGCCGCGCCGGGCCGTACGCCTGCCGCATGGGCCGCGCCCGACGCTTTCCTTCAAGCCGTCCGGCCTACAGGCAGTGGCTGCCTGCGCCCTGTTTTTCGTGCTCGGCGGCGGCATCGGCTATATGATCGGCGGCAACCCGGCCGTGCCGCAGTTTTCGATGATTTCCATGCCCGGCGGCAGCAGCCGCGACTGGCTGGACGATATCATTGCCCATTACCGGCTCTATGCACGCCAGACCAATCATCTTGCTGAAATCCCGGCCGACAGGCCTGCCGATATCCTCGAATGGCTGACCACCAATACCGGCGTCGGTTTTCGGATCCCCGATCTCAGCGCCAGCGGTCTGACCTTCCAGGGCGCCCGCCTGTTTGCTGCTGGCGGCGGGCCGGTCGGGCAGCTTCTCTACCGCCGGACCGACGGTGAAGGAGACGGCGACGTGATCGCCATTTCCTTCACCAAGACCCGGCCCGAGGGCAACCGCTCGATCGAGGAAATCCGCAACGACACCGGCCTCGTCTCCTGGGTCACGCCGCTCGCCACCTACATGGTCGTCGGCCCCTCGTCTGCGGCGGATCTGGATGATATCGCAGCCAAGGCGGCGGGGCTGATTTAG
- the leuA gene encoding 2-isopropylmalate synthase, with product MDAKTHSIKNGMPDAAVKYRAYPIINIPDRTWPSKVIDKAPIWCSVDLRDGNQSLVNPMGHDRKARMFRMLLDMGFKEIEIGFPSASQTDFDFARWCVEEGGVPEDVSMQVLVQCRPELITRTFESLEGAHKPIIHFYNSTSELQRRVVFAKDVAGIKQIAVDAAKMITDMAAKAGGGFRFQYSPESFTGTELEVALEICNAVTEVIRPTAEDKLILNLPSTVEMATPNIYADQIEWMCRNLDNRENIIISLHPHNDRGTGIAATELGLMAGADRVEGTLFGNGERTGNVDVVTLALNMYTQGIDPELDCSDIERIKAVYEYSNQMVIPERHPYVGELVYTAFSGSHQDAINKGMKAIKVANHPVWEVPYLPIDPRDVGRSYEAIIRINSQSGKGGIAYILAEDYGLNLPRNLQVEFREEIQRITDEEGVELPAKRIYESFIERYVEQPGGRLKFVDHHTFPAGVDHKGVRVVAAEIIDGGEVKRIEGKGTGPIDGFINALSTYLGIELSVADYSEHSLQHGSNASAIAYVEMEHPNGKLFGAGINKNIVAASLEAIVSAANRVLAAKG from the coding sequence ATGGACGCCAAGACCCATTCCATCAAGAACGGCATGCCCGATGCGGCGGTGAAATACCGCGCTTACCCGATCATCAACATTCCCGACCGCACCTGGCCTTCGAAGGTCATCGACAAGGCGCCGATCTGGTGTTCGGTGGACCTGCGCGACGGCAATCAGTCGCTGGTCAACCCGATGGGCCATGACCGCAAGGCCCGCATGTTCCGCATGCTGCTCGACATGGGCTTCAAGGAAATCGAGATCGGTTTCCCGTCGGCCTCGCAGACCGATTTCGACTTCGCCCGCTGGTGCGTGGAAGAGGGCGGCGTGCCGGAAGACGTTTCCATGCAGGTTCTGGTCCAGTGCCGGCCGGAGCTGATCACCCGCACGTTCGAATCGCTGGAAGGCGCCCACAAGCCGATCATCCATTTCTACAATTCGACTTCCGAACTGCAGCGCCGCGTGGTGTTTGCCAAGGACGTCGCCGGCATCAAGCAGATCGCCGTCGATGCGGCGAAGATGATCACCGACATGGCGGCCAAGGCCGGCGGCGGTTTCCGTTTCCAGTATTCGCCGGAAAGCTTTACCGGAACCGAGCTGGAAGTGGCGCTGGAAATCTGCAATGCGGTCACCGAGGTGATCAGGCCGACTGCCGAGGACAAGCTGATCCTCAATCTGCCTTCGACGGTGGAAATGGCGACCCCCAACATCTATGCCGACCAGATCGAATGGATGTGCCGCAATCTCGACAACCGCGAAAACATCATCATCTCGCTGCATCCCCATAACGACCGCGGCACCGGCATCGCCGCCACCGAACTCGGCCTGATGGCCGGCGCGGACCGTGTCGAAGGCACGCTGTTCGGCAATGGCGAGCGCACCGGCAATGTCGATGTGGTGACGCTGGCCTTGAACATGTACACGCAAGGGATCGATCCGGAGCTCGACTGCTCCGATATCGAGCGGATCAAGGCGGTCTACGAATATTCCAACCAGATGGTCATTCCCGAGCGCCATCCTTATGTCGGCGAACTGGTCTATACGGCCTTTTCCGGCTCGCACCAGGATGCCATCAACAAGGGCATGAAGGCGATTAAGGTCGCCAACCATCCGGTCTGGGAAGTGCCTTATCTGCCGATCGATCCGCGTGATGTCGGCCGTTCCTACGAGGCGATCATCCGCATCAATTCGCAGTCGGGCAAGGGCGGCATCGCCTATATCCTGGCGGAGGACTACGGCTTGAACCTGCCGCGCAACCTGCAGGTCGAGTTCCGCGAGGAAATCCAGCGGATCACCGACGAAGAGGGCGTGGAGCTTCCCGCCAAGCGCATCTATGAGAGCTTCATCGAGCGCTACGTGGAACAGCCCGGCGGACGGCTGAAATTCGTCGATCACCACACCTTTCCGGCCGGGGTCGATCACAAGGGCGTTCGCGTCGTCGCAGCGGAGATCATCGACGGCGGCGAGGTGAAGCGGATCGAAGGCAAGGGTACGGGGCCGATCGACGGCTTCATCAACGCGCTCTCGACCTATCTCGGCATCGAGCTGTCGGTCGCCGACTATTCCGAACATTCGCTGCAGCACGGCTCCAACGCGTCCGCCATCGCCTATGTGGAGATGGAGCACCCGAACGGAAAACTGTTCGGCGCGGGCATCAACAAGAACATCGTCGCGGCCTCGCTGGAGGCGATCGTCTCGGCGGCGAACCGGGTGTTGGCGGCGAAGGGGTGA
- the brnA gene encoding type II toxin-antitoxin system BrnA family antitoxin: MKAGKLDEIIDKGEEDVLEYFDVSKGYRPNLEPKRVNIDFPTWVVNGLDQEAQRLGVTRQSLVKLWIAERLEASRRGK; the protein is encoded by the coding sequence ATGAAAGCCGGTAAGCTCGACGAGATCATTGACAAGGGCGAGGAAGACGTCCTTGAATATTTCGATGTCTCCAAAGGGTATCGCCCCAATCTCGAACCCAAGCGCGTCAATATCGATTTTCCGACCTGGGTCGTGAACGGACTGGATCAGGAGGCGCAACGCCTTGGTGTTACGCGGCAGTCGCTGGTGAAACTCTGGATCGCCGAGCGGTTGGAAGCAAGCCGCCGGGGCAAGTGA
- a CDS encoding BrnT family toxin, whose protein sequence is MLFEFDPDKSAANKDKHGIDLVEAQALWADEKLFIMPAKDDREPRLMVIGEMDEKLWSAICVYRGERIRIISVRRSRKLEVEVYESR, encoded by the coding sequence ATGTTGTTCGAATTCGATCCTGACAAGAGCGCTGCCAACAAGGACAAGCACGGAATCGATTTAGTGGAGGCGCAGGCGCTATGGGCGGACGAAAAACTGTTCATCATGCCGGCCAAAGATGATCGGGAGCCGCGTTTGATGGTGATCGGAGAAATGGACGAGAAGCTTTGGTCCGCTATCTGCGTCTACCGTGGAGAGAGAATCAGAATTATCTCCGTCCGCCGGTCGCGCAAACTTGAGGTAGAGGTTTATGAAAGCCGGTAA
- a CDS encoding benzoate/H(+) symporter BenE family transporter, producing the protein MFKDFSVSALMMGLLTAFVGFISSFAVIMQGLQAMGATAPEIASALLAQSISMGLLAIVFSSWYRMPISIAWSTPGAALLSGISMIEGGFPAVVGAFVVCGVLIILSGLFRPLSRAIRLIPAPLANAMLAGILLGLCLAPVKAVAFNAALGLPIVLTWMVVVSRWRLWAVPASLGALILVLVFGVDLAPDAMAQIGAAIHPSLTFVTPVFTLHGAISVALPLFIVTMASQNIPGIAILKVHHYEPPPGVMFAGTGIFSILGGLVGGVPVNMAAITAAMCASEDAHPDPAKRYWAAIVAGFGYIVFGLIAGGIIAFVSLAPPILLQAVAGLGLIGAFANAAFAAYRDPETREAAAITFLVTASGLSFAGISGAFWGLVAGGVMMGLQRAVRRA; encoded by the coding sequence ATGTTCAAGGATTTTTCCGTTTCGGCCCTAATGATGGGGCTGCTCACAGCCTTTGTCGGGTTCATCAGCTCGTTTGCGGTCATCATGCAGGGGCTGCAGGCGATGGGTGCGACCGCACCGGAAATCGCCTCGGCGCTCCTGGCGCAATCGATCTCGATGGGCTTGCTGGCGATCGTGTTCTCGAGCTGGTACCGGATGCCGATCAGCATCGCCTGGTCGACGCCGGGGGCAGCGCTTCTATCCGGCATCAGCATGATCGAGGGCGGGTTTCCGGCCGTGGTCGGCGCCTTCGTGGTCTGCGGCGTACTGATCATTCTCTCCGGCCTGTTCCGGCCGCTCAGCCGGGCGATCCGGCTGATCCCGGCGCCGCTCGCCAATGCCATGCTGGCCGGCATTCTCCTGGGCCTCTGCCTCGCGCCGGTGAAAGCCGTCGCCTTCAATGCGGCGCTCGGCCTGCCGATCGTGCTGACCTGGATGGTCGTGGTTTCGAGATGGCGTCTCTGGGCGGTGCCGGCCTCACTCGGCGCGCTGATCCTGGTGCTGGTCTTCGGCGTCGACCTTGCACCGGACGCGATGGCGCAGATCGGCGCGGCGATCCATCCGAGCCTCACCTTCGTCACGCCGGTCTTCACTCTGCACGGGGCGATCTCGGTGGCGCTGCCGCTGTTCATCGTCACCATGGCCTCGCAGAACATTCCCGGCATCGCGATCCTGAAGGTGCACCACTACGAACCGCCCCCGGGCGTGATGTTTGCCGGCACCGGTATCTTCTCGATACTCGGCGGGCTCGTCGGCGGCGTGCCGGTCAACATGGCGGCGATCACGGCGGCAATGTGCGCCAGCGAGGATGCCCACCCCGATCCCGCCAAACGCTACTGGGCGGCGATCGTCGCCGGCTTCGGTTACATCGTGTTCGGCCTGATCGCCGGCGGCATTATCGCCTTCGTGTCGCTGGCGCCGCCGATCCTGCTGCAGGCGGTCGCAGGCCTCGGACTGATCGGCGCCTTTGCCAACGCGGCCTTTGCGGCCTATCGCGACCCGGAAACGCGCGAAGCCGCCGCGATCACGTTCCTCGTGACGGCGTCGGGTCTTTCGTTCGCAGGTATATCCGGCGCCTTCTGGGGGCTTGTCGCGGGTGGTGTGATGATGGGATTGCAGCGGGCCGTCCGGCGTGCTTGA